The segment GCCTGCGCATCATCGGCGGCGGGCAGCGGCTCCAGCTGGACTGGCCGGAACTGGCCTCGTACCCGGACTACGGACTCGTCCGCAAGCGCGACGACTTCGACGAGACCCTGGCCCGCCAGGCGCAGAAGGCCGGCGCCCGCCTGTACGAACGCTGCAACGTCGGCGAGCCCGTCCGGGACCCGCGCACCGGGCACATCACCGGCGTGCACGCGAAGCTCGGCGAGGAGAAGACCCCGGTCACCTTCCACGCCCCGCTCGTCGTCGCCGCCGACGGCAACTCCTCCCGGCTCTCCCTGGCGATGGGCCTGCACCGGCGCGAGGACCGCCCGATGGGCGTGGCGGTGCGCACCTACTTCACCTCGCCCCGGCACGACGACGACTACCTGGAGTCCTGGCTGGAGCTGTGGGACCGGCGCGGTCCGCAGGACCGGCTGCTGCCCGGCTACGGCTGGATCTTCGGCATGGGCGACGGCACGTCCAACGTCGGCCTCGGCATCCTCAACTCCTCCTCCGCCTTCAAGGAGCTGGACTGGCGCGAGGTCCTCAAGGCCTGGTGCGCGTCCATGCCGGAGGACTGGGGCTACACCCCCGAAAACATGACGCAGCCGATCCGCGGCGCGGCCCTGCCGATGGCCTTCAACCGGCAGCCGCACTACACCAAGGGCCTGCTGCTGGTCGGCGACGCGGGCGGCCTCGTCAACCCGTTCAACGGCGAGGGCATCGCCTACGCGATGGAGTCCGGCCAGATCGCGGCGGAGGTCATCGTCCAGGCCCACGCCCGCGCCACCCCGGCCCAGCGCGAGCTGGCGCTGCACAGCTACCCGAAGGTGCTGAAGGAGACCTACGGCGGCTACTACACGCTGGGCCGCGCCTTCGTGAAGCTGATCGGCAACCCGACGGTCATGAAGATCGCCGCGCAGCGCGGCCTGACGCACCCGGTGCTGATGCGCTTCACGCTGAAGATGCTGGCGAACCTGACGGACCCGACGGGCGGCGACGCGATGGACCGCATCATCAACGGCCTCTCGAAGGTCGCCCCGAAGGCCTGACCGTGTGACCACGGCCGCCCGGCATGCGCATGCGGCCGGGCGGCCGGGGTACGGCGGCGCCCGCGCGCTCAGACGTTGACGGTCTTCACCTTCGGCGAGCCGGGAAGCTCCTCCGCGGCCTTGCACAGGGCCGGGATGTGCGACCGGTCGGAGGTGACGAGCAGCACCGGAGGGGCGCACAGCGCTGCTGTGGCGACGACGAGGGCGTCCACGAGGCATTCGTGACCGTCGAGGCCGGACACGTCCAGCAGAGTCTTCGCGGCCTCTGTCACCGCGTCGTTGACCGGCTTCACGTCGAACCGGGACAGCAGGAACCGCAGCCGCTTGGCGGCCTCGCCCGTCCGGCGCACTTCCAGGGGCGTCAGAGCGGACAGCGCCACTCGGCGGCCGGTCTGCTGGGCGGCCTCGATGCGTGCGCGCATGCCCTCATCGCCGTCGACGTGCTGTGAAAGCCCTTGAGCGTCCAGGACGAGCGTGCCTTCACTCTTGGCCGCGACCTTGAGGCGCTTGCTCACCACTCCTGTTCCGCCTGCCGCCGCGCTTCCGCGGAGACGGGGCCGAACGCCTTGCGGTCGGCTGCGACCACCTCGCGGAGCTTGGCCGCCGCGAGCATTCCTGTCCACCGCGGGGCCGGCTCAGTCCTCCGCGGGCTCCCGCGCCGCCTCCGGGGCCCGGTGGACGGTGCGGACGCAGTGGGTCAGGAGGCTCAGGCCGGCCACGAGGAGGGCGCCGGAGACGGTCCAGCCCAGGCCCAGGGTCAGCGGGCTGCCGGGCTTGTGCCAGGGGCGGGCGGTCGTGAGCAGCCAGCCGCCGACCGCCAGCAGGCCCAGCCCGAGGGCGGCGGGGAGGGCGGTGGCCTCGTCGTCGCCGCGCTGCTCGCACGAGGTTCCGCTCACGGGATCACCAACTCCAGGAATCGCTACGGGCGCACGGGCAGGTGCCTATCTTCGCAGCGGTTCGGCGGGTTCCGCACGGGTCGTCCGCCGGGTGGGATTCCGGGCATGCCGGAGGTCCGGTACTCCGCCCCCCGGGGGCACCTCCCAGCGGTGGCTGGGGGAGGGGGAGTACCGGACCTCGCGGAGACCGGGTGGGTCAGAGGACGCGGACGGCGCCGGTCGGCATGTCGTAGCTCAGCGGGCGCTCGACGATGCCCGTGCTGGGGTTCTGCGCGCCGACGAACTTGCCGCCGCCGACGTAGATGGCGACGTGGTAGGCGCTGCCCTTGGGGCCCCAGTACAGGATGTCGCCCGGCTGGAGGTTGCTCAGCGACACCGAGGTGCCGGCGAGGGACTGGTCCTGGGAGGTGCGGTCCAGGGAGATGCCGGCCTGGCGGTAGGCGGCCTGGACCAGGCCCGAGCAGTCGTACGCGGAGGGGCCGGTGGCGCCCATCACGTAGGCCTTGCCGACCTGGGCGTAGGCGAAGTTGATGATGGCCGCGGCGGAACCGGTGGCGGAGGAGCGTCCCTTGACGGTGGCGCCGCTGCCGTCGTCGGCGGCGGAGGCGTTGGTCAGGGAGGAGCGGCCGGAGCTGCGGTTGGCGCGCTCGGCCTCGGCCTTGCGGTCGGCCTCCTGCTTCGCCTTCTGCTCGGCGGCCTTCTGGGCGTCTTCCTTCGCCTGCTTCGCCTCGGCGGCGGCACCCGTACGGGCGCTCTCCTCCTGGGCGTTCAGCTCGCCGGTGACGGCGGCCTCCACGGCGGCGACGCGGGTGTTCTCGGCGGCCGTGTTGACGGCGTTGGACACCTCGGTGCCGAGGTCCAGGCTGAGGACCGGCATCTCCAGCGTCGTCTCGGCCACGGGCTCGGTAGACGGGGACGCGCTCGCGGTGCCGGCCATGGCCAGGGTGCTGAGGACGCCACCGGCAACTCCGGCGCGGACCGCGAGCTTCGAGGCGCTGCGGCGGGGCTTCCGGTGGCTGGGTATGTGAGCGGTGTGGGACATGGGACAACCGCTATCAGGGGTCCAGGGTCACCTTCAAGAAACGTGGTCTGCGCCACAGTTGCGGGAAAGGCCGGGCAACCGGGCGCGCCGCGCCTCCTATTGACGCCGTAACGGACGTATCGGACACCCCCTCGCAAGGCTGTGATCATGGGGTTTCAGCAATAAGTCCGGATTGATCCACCGCCTACCATCCAGTCGCACAGATGGCCAAGCCTCCTTTTTGAGGGTCATGATCCATGTGTCGCAGGTCACAGTTACCTGCCGCCGTGAGGGCGCTGTGGCCGGCCCGTGATCCGACCGTGAACTCGCCGTGCGGTTCGCGGCGCCGGGGCGGGGTACCAGCCCCCGGCGCGGGGCGCGGGTGCGGGGCTCGTGAACGTTCGTGAACGGATGCACAGCTTCTCCGCGCGGCGCCGCCGTCCACTTCCGTACCGCCGGACCCCCCGGGCGGGGGAGGCGGATTCCTTTATCACCCCGGTCGGCCTGTCGCCAATTTGCCTGTAGCGCCCACTCTTTGATAATGCAAGGCCGCTTCCACCTGCGGCGACGAGGCCGGATGTCACCTTTGGTGATCATGTGGATGCCTTGCGTATGAAGATCACCACTCTTCGGCCTTCATGATCGTTCGTCAGGTGGTGGAGATCACAAACTCGGTGTTGTTACCCGTGTCGCAGATCACAGACCGGCAGGCATAAGATGCGCACCAGTCCGGCTTGTGAACTGCCTCACATGCGATCGCCCCCGCTCCAGCGGCCGCGGTCTCCCGGGGCGGCTCCCCCCGGCCACCGCTGGGAGGGCCCCAACGCCGGCGCAGCGGTCCAACGGTCAAGGACGACTGGAAGGAGCGAGGAGCGTGAATGCCTACGCACCCATCCTCGTGCTCGGCGCCATCGGCGCAGGGTTTGCGATCTTCTCCGTGGTCATGGCCACGCTGATCGGCCCAAAGCGGTACAACCGGGCGAAGCTTGAGGCGTACGAGTGCGGCATCGAGCCCACCCCGACGCCCTCCGGTGGCGGTCGCTTCCCCATCAAGTACTACCTCACGGCGATGCTCTTCATCGTCTTCGACATCGAGATCGTCTTCCTCTACCCCTGGGCCGTCACCTTCGACTCCCTGGGGATCTTCGGGCTCGTCGAGATGCTGCTCTTCGTGCTCACCGTCTTCGTCGCCTACGCATACGTCTGGCGCCGCGGCGGCCTGGAATGGGACTGAGGGGCTGAATTTTCCATGGGACTGGAAGAGAAGCTGCCGAGCGGCTTCCTGCTGACCACCGTCGAACAGGCCGCGGGCTGGGTGCGCAAGGCATCCGTCTTCCCGGCCACCTTCGGCCTCGCCTGCTGCGCCATCGAGATGATGACCACCGGTGCCGGCCGCTACGACCTCGCCCGCTTCGGCATGGAGGTCTTCCGCGGCTCCCCGCGCCAGGCCGACCTGATGATCGTCGCCGGCCGGGTCAGCCAGAAGATGGCGCCGGTGCTGCGGCAGGTGTACGACCAGATGCCCGCCCCCAAGTGGGTCATCTCCATGGGGGTCTGCGCCTCCTCGGGCGGCATGTTCAACAACTACGCGATCGTCCAGGGCGTCGACCACATCGTCCCGGTGGACATCTACCTCCCCGGCTGCCCGCCCCGCCCCGAGATGCTCATCGACGCGATCCTCAAGCTCCACCAGAAGATCCAGGGCTCCAAGCTCGGCGTGAACCGGGAAGAGGCGGCGCGCGAGGCGGAGGAGGCGGCCCTCAAGGCCCTCCCCACCATCGAGATGAAGGGGCTCCTGCGGTGAGCGACGAACCCGCCGTGGAGAACGGCAACGGCAACAACGTCCCCGCCCCCCGGGCCGCCACCCCCGGACCCGAGGTGATCGGGGTCCGCAAGGGCATGTTCGGCGCCACGAACGGCGGCGACACCAGCGGCTACGGCGGCCTCGTCCGCACCGTGGCCCTGCCCGGCGCGAGCTCCCGCCCCTACGGTTCCTACTTCGACGAGGTCGCCGACGAGCTGGAGGGCGCCCTGGAGGAGCAGGACCTGCTCCCGGAGAACGCCATCGAGAAGGTCGTCGTCGACCGCGGCGAGATGACCCTGCACATCGCCCGCGAACACCTGGTGCGGGTGGCCTCCACCCTGCGCGACGACCCGGCCCTGCGCTTCGAGCTGTGCACCGGCGTCAGCGGCGTGCACTTCCCCGACGACAAGGGCCGCGAGCTGCACGCCGTCTACCACCTGCGCTCCCTCACCCACGGCCGGATCGTCCGGCTGGAGGTGTCGGTGCCCGACGGCGACCCGCACCTCCCCTCGCTCGTCGCGGTCTACCCGACCAACGACTGGCACGAGCGCGAGACGTACGACTTCTTCGGCCTGGTCTTCGACGGCCACCCCGCCCTCACGCGGATCATGATGCCGGACGACTGGCAGGGCTTCCCGCAGCGCAAGGACTACCCGCTCGGCGGCATCCCCATCGAGTACAAGGGCGCCCAGATCCCGGCTCCCGACCAGCGGAGGTCGTACAGCTGATGTCCCACACCCCCAACGCCGCCGACCACGCGGCCTCCCGCGAGACCACCGAAGGCACCGTCTACACCGTCACCGGCGGCGACTGGGACGAGATCGTCCAGTCCGCGGCCAAGGCGGACGACGAGCGCATCGTCGTCAACATGGGCCCCCAGCACCCCTCCACCCACGGCGTGCTCCGCCTGATCCTGGAGATCGACGGCGAGACGGTCACCGAGGCCCGCTGCGGCATCGGCTACCTGCACACCGGGATCGAGAAGAACCTCGAATTCCGCAACTGGACGCAGGGCACCACCTTCGTCACGCGCATGGACTACCTGACGCCGTTCTTCAACGAGACGGCGTACTGCCTCGGCGTCGAGAAGCTCCTCGGCATCACCGACCAGATCCCCGACCGGGCCACCGTCATCCGCGTCCTGCTGATGGAGCTCAACCGGCTCTCCTCCCACCTCGTGTGCATCGCCACCGGCGGCATGGAGCTGGGCGCGACCACGATCATGATCTACGGATTCCGGGACCGCGAGCTGATCCTCGACGTCTTCGAGCTGATCACCGGCCTGCGCATGAACCACGCCTTCGTCCGCCCCGGCGGCCTCGCCCAGGACCTGCCCCCCGGCGCGGTCGACCAGCTGCGCGAGTTCGTCAAGACGATGAAGAAGAACCTGCCGGAGTACGACAAGCTCGCCACCGGCAACCCCATCTTCAAGGCCCGCATGCAGGACGTCGGCTACCTCGACCTGGCCGGCTGCATGGCCCTCGGCGCCACAGGACCGATCCTGCGCTCCGCCGGCCTGCCGCACGACCTGCGCAAGACCGACCCCTACTGCGGCTACGACAGCTACGAGTTCGACGTCCCCACCACCGAGAGCTGCGACTCCTACGGGCGGTTCCTGATCCGCCTGGAGGAGATGCGCCAGTCGCTGCGGATCGTCGAGCAGTGCCTGGACCGGCTGGAGCCCGGCCCGGTCATGGTCGCCGACAAGAAGATCGCCTGGCCGGCGCAGCTCGCCATGGGCCCCGACGGCCTCGGCAACTCCCTCGACCACATCAAGAACATCATGGGCACCTCCATGGAGGCCCTCATCCACCACTTCAAGCTGGTGACCGAGGGCTTCCGGGTCCCCGCCGGGCAGGCCTACGCGGCCGTCGAGTCCCCCAAGGGCGAACTCGGCGTCCACGTGGTCTCCGACGGAGGCACCCGCCCCTACCGGGTCCACTTCCGCGACCCGTCCTTCACCAACCTGCAGGCCATGGCGGCGATGTGCGAAGGCGGCCAGGTCGCCGACGTCATCGTCGCCGTCGCCTCCATCGACCCCGTGATGGGAGGCGTCGACCGATGACGGCCGATGCAGTGAACACGGGCATCAGCCTCGGGATGCCGCAGCTCCCCGCCCCCGACTTCCCCGCCGAGGTGCGCGCCCGGCTCGAAGCGGACGCGCAGGAGATCATCGCCCGCTACCCCGACAGCCGCTCCGCGCTGCTGCCGCTGCTGCACCTGACGCAGTCCGAGGAGGGCTACGTCTCCCGCACCGGCATCCGGTTCTGCGCCGAGGTCCTCGGCCTGACCACCGCCGAGGTCACCGCGGTCGCCACCTTCTACACGATGTACCGGCGGCGGCCCTCCGGCGACTACCAGGTCGGGGTCTGCACCAACACCCTGTGCGCGGTGATGGGCGGCGACGCCATCTTCGCCGAGCTCCAGGAGCACCTCGGGGTCGGCAACAACGAGACCACCCCCGACGGCAAGGTCACGCTGGAGCACATCGAGTGCAACGCGGCCTGCGACTACGCCCCCGTGGTGATGGTCAACTGGGAGTTCTTCGACAACCAGACCCCCGAGTCCGCCAAGGCCCTCGTCGACGACCTGCGCGCCGGCCGCCCGGTCGAACCGACCCGGGGCGCGCCGCTGTGCACGTACAAGGACACCGCCCGCATCCTGGCGGGCTTCCCCGACGAGCGCGAGGGCGCGGTGGAGGCGAGCGGCGGCGCGGGCCCCGCCTCCCTGATCGGCCTGCGCATCGCCCGCGGCGAGTCCCCGCACGCCCCGGTCGTCCGCCCGCGCGCCGAGACCGGTACCGAGGGAGGGGAGTGATGTCGGTGTCGTCCAAGGAAACTCATGGGGGCACCTCCCAGCCGGAGGCTGGGGGAGGTACCAGCCCGGAGAAGCTGCTCGCACCCGTCCTGTCGGCGTTCTGGGACGAGCCCGAGTCGTGGACGCTGGCGACCTACCGGCGCCACGAGGGCTACGAGGGTCTGCGCAAGGCCCTCGCGATGACCCCCGACGAGGTGATCGCCTACGTCAAGGACTCGGGACTGCGCGGACGCGGCGGCGCCGGCTTCCCCACCGGGATGAAGTGGCAGTTCATCCCGCAGGGCGACGGCAAGCCGCACTACCTCGTCGTGAACGCGGACGAGTCGGAGCCCGGAACCTGCAAGGACATCCCCCTCCTCTTCGCCAACCCGCACTCCCTCATCGAGGGAATGATCATCGCCTGCTACGCGATCCGCTCCGAGCACGCCTTCATCTACCTGCGCGGCGAGACCGTGCCGGTGCTGCGGCGGCTGCACGAAGCCGTGCGCGAGGCGTACGCGGCCGGATACCTCGGCAAGGACATCGACGGCAGCGGACGCAACCTCGACATCACGGTGCACGCGGGCGCGGGCGCGTACATCTGCGGCGAGGAGACGGCACTGCTCGACTCCCTCGAAGGCCGGCGCGGCCAGCCCCGGCTGCGTCCCCCCTTCCCCGCGGTCGAAGGCCTCTACGCCTGCCCCACTGTCGTGAACAACGTCGAGTCCATCGCCTCGGTTCCCGCGATCCTGAGCAAGGGCAAGGACTGGTTCAAGGCGATGGGGACGGAGAAGTCCCCCGGCTTCACCCTCTACTCCCTCTCCGGGCACGTCGCCGGCCCCGGCCAGTACGAGGCCCCCCTCGGCATCACCCTGCGCCAGCTCCTCGACATGAGCGGCGGCATGCGCCCCGGACACCGGCTGAAGTTCTGGACCCCCGGCGGCTCCTCCACCCCCATGTTCACCGACGAGCACCTCGACGTCCCGCTCGACTACGAGGGCGTGGGCGCGGCCGGCTCCATGCTCGGCACCAAGGCCCTCCAGTGCTTCGACGAGACCACCTGCGTGGTGCGCGCCGTCACCCGCTGGACCGAGTTCTACGCCCACGAGTCCTGCGGCAAGTGCACCCCCTGCCGCGAGGGCACGTACTGGCTCGTCCAGCTGCTGCGCGACATCGAGGCCGGCAAGGGCGTCATGTCCGACCTCGACAAGCTGAACGACATCGCCGACAACATCAACGGCAAGTCCTTCTGCGCGCTCGGCGACGGCGCGGCCAGCCCGATCTTCTCCTCCCTGAAGTACTTCCGCGCGGAGTACGAGCAGCACATCACCGGGAAGGGCTGCCCCTTCGACCACCGGAAGTCGACCCTGTGGGCCGACGGCCCGGCAAAGAACTCCGAGGTGAACGCATGACCGTCGCCACCAGTGCCCCCGCCGGCGGCGGCGAGGCCGCCAAGCCGCCGCAGGACGACCTGGTCACGCTGACCATCGACGGCGCCCAGCTGTCCGTGCCCAAGGGGACCCTCGTCATCCGGGCCGCCGAACAGCTCGGCATCGAGATCCCCCGGTTCTGCGACCACCCCCTCCTCGACCCGGCCGGCGCCTGCCGCCAGTGCATCGTCGAGGTCGAGGGCCAGCGCAAGCCGATGGCCTCCTGCACCATCACCTGCACCGACGGCATGGTCGTGCGCACCCAGCTGACCTCCGAGGCCGCTGACAAGGCCCAGCGCGGGGTGATGGAGCTGCTGCTCATCAACCACCCGCTGGACTGCCCCGTCTGCGACAAGGGCGGCGAATGCCCCCTGCAGAACCAGGCGATGTCGCACGGAAACGCCGAATCCCGGTTCGAGGGCCGCAAGCGGACCTACGAGAAGCCCGTCGCGATCTCCACGCAGGTGCTGCTGGACCGCGAGCGGTGCGTGCTGTGCGCGCGCTGCACCCGCTTCTCCAACCAGGTCGCCGGCGACCCGATGATCGAGCTGCTGGAACGCGGCGCGCTCCAGCAGGTCGGCACCGGCGAGGGCGACCCGTTCGAGTCGTACTTCTCCGGCAACACCATCCAGATCTGCCCCGTCGGCGCCCTCACCTCGGCCGCCTACCGGTTCCGCTCCCGCCCGTTCGACCTCGTCTCCTCGCCGAGCGTGTGCGAGCACTGCGCGGGCGGCTGCGCGACCCGGACCGACCACCGGCGCGGGAAGGTGATGCGCCGCCTCGCCGCCGAGGACCCCGAGGTCAACGAGGAGTGGATCTGCGACAAGGGCCGCTTCGCGTTCCGTTACGCGCAGCGCCCGGACCGGCTGACCACCCCGCTGGTGCGCGGGGCCGACGGGGTCCTCGCCCCGGCGAGCTGGCCCGAGGCCCTGGAGGCCGCCGCCAGGGGGCTCACCGCGGCGCGCGGCCGGGCGGGGGTGCTGACCGGCGGCCGGCTGACCGTCGAGGACGCCTACGCGTACGCCAAGTTCGCCCGGGTGGTGCTCGACACCAACGACATCGACTTCCGGGCCCGCGTGCACAGCGCGGAGGAGACCGACTTCCTGGCCGCCTCCGTCGCCGGCACCGGCAAGGACCTCGACGGCACGGGCGTCACCTACGCCTCCCTCGAGGCGGCCCCGGCCGTCCTGCTGGCCGGCATCGAGGCCGAGGAGGAGGCCCCCGGGGTCTTCCTGCGGCTGCGCAAGGCCCACCGCAAGCGGGGCCAGAAGACGTACGCCCTCGCCCCGTTCGCCACCCGGGGCCTGACCAAGGCCGGCGGCACCCTGCTGGCCGCCGCCCCCGGCACCGAACCCGAGTGGCTGGACGCCCTGGCCTCCCGCACCGGGCTGGAGGAGGGCGGCGCCGAAGCGGCCGAGGCGCTCCGCCGGCCCGGGGCCGTCCTCGTCGTCGGGGAGCGGCTCGCGGGGGTGCCCGGCGCGCTGACCGCCGCCGTACGGGCGGCCACCGCGACCGGAGCCCGGCTGGTGTGGATCCCGCGCCGGGCCGGGGAGCGGGCCGCCGTCGAGGCGGGCGCGCTGCCGTCCCTGCTGCCGGGCGGCCGCCCGGCCACCGATCCGCGGGCCCGCGACGAGGTCGCCGCCGCCTGGGGGCTGGAGGCGCTGCCGCACCGCTACGGCCGCGACACCGGCCAGATCGTCGAGGCCGCCGCCACCCGTGAGCTGTCCGCGCTGCTGGTCGCGGGCGTCGAGGTCGCCGACCTGCCGGACCCGCAGCGGGCCCGGACCGCGCTGGAGGAGGCCTTCGTGGTCTCCCTGGAGCTGCGGCCCGGGGAGGTCACCGACCACGCGGACGTGGTCCTGCCGGTCGCCGCCGTCGCCGAGAAGGCGGGCACGTTCATCAACTGGGAGGGCCGGGTCCGCCCCTTCGAGGCGGCCCTCAAGCCCGACCAGATGACCCGCCGCCTCGCTCCGGCCGACGCCCGCGTGCTGCACATGCTGGCCGACGCCGCCGACCGGCCGATCGCCCTGCCCGACGTGCACGCCGTGCGCCGGGAGCTGGAGCGGCTCGGCCCCTGGGAGGGCGACCTCGCCCCCGAGCGGTCCACCGGTTCGGCGCCGCTGCCCCGGCCCGGCGCGGGCGAGGCCGTACTCGCCGGCCACCGCCTGCTGCTGGACCTGGGCCGGCTCCAGGAGGGCGACGAGGCCCTGGCCGGGACCCGGCACGAGGCCGCGGCCCGCCTCTCGGCCGCCACGGCCGCCGAGACCGGCGTCAAGGACGGCGACCTCCTCGCCGTCACCGGCCCGGCCGGCTCGGTGGAACTCCCGCTGCGGATCACCGGGATGCCCGACCGGGTCGTGTGGCTCCCCCTGAACTCCACCGGCTCCGGCGTCCTCGCCGACACCGGCGCCCTGCCCGGCACCCTCGTCCGCATCGGACCGGCGCCGGCCCCGGCCGCCCCCGCCAAGGAGGTGCGAGCGTGACCAGCCTCGCCCACATCGCGGCGCAGCAGCCGCACGTCCTCGCCGCCGAGGACCTGTCCCTGTTCGGCAGGGACGTCTGGTGGCTCGTCCTGCTGAAGGCGGTGTTCTGCTTCGCCTTCCTGATGGTGACCGTGCTGTTCTCCATCGTCTGGGAGCGCAAGGTCGTCGCCTGGATGCAGCTGCGCATCGGCCCCAACCGGCACGGGCCCTGGGGCATGCTCCAGTCCCTCGCCGACGGCGTGAAGCTGATGCTGAAGGAAGACGTCATCGTCAAGCGGGCCGACAAGGTGGTGTACGTCCTGGCGCCGGTCATCGCGGCGATCCCGGCGTTCATGGCCATCGCGGTGATCCCGTTCGGCCCGTCCGGCAACGAGGTCTCGATCTTCGGGCAGCGCACCACGATGCAGCTGACCGACCTGCCGATCGCGATGCTGTACGTCCTGGCCGTGGCCTCGGTCGGCATCTACGGCATCGTGCTGGCCGGCTGGTCCTCGGGCTCGACCTATCCGCTGCTCGGCGGCCTGCGCTCCTGCGCGCAGATGATCTCGTACGAGATCGCGATGGGCGCGGCCTTCGCCTCGGTCTTCCTCTACTCCGGGTCCATGTCGACCTCGGCGATCGTGGAGGCGCAGGCGGACCGCTGGTACATCGTGCTGCTGCCGGTTTCGTTCATCATCTACGTGATCACGATGGTCGGCGAGACCAACCGCGCCCCCTTCGACATGCCGGAGTCCGAGGGCGACCTGGTCGGCGGCTTCAACACCGAGTACTCCTCCATCAAGTTCGCGCTGTTCATGCTGGCCGAGTACGTCAACATGGTCACCGTCTCGGCGGTCTCGGTCACCCTGTTCCTGGGCGGCTGGCGCGCCCCGGCACCGATCTCCACGTACTGGGAGGGCGCGAACCACGGCTGGTGGCCGATGCTCTGGTTCGTCATCAAGGTGCAGCTGCTGCTGTTCTTCTTCATCTGGCTGCGCGGCACGCTGCCCCGCGTGCGCTACGACCAGCTGATGAAGCTCGGCTGGAAGGTGCTGATCCCGGTCTCCGTGGTCTGGCTGATGCTGGTCGCCACCGTCCGGGCGCTGCGCAACGAGCGCTACGACTTCTCGGAGATCGTGCTCTACGTCGGCGGGGCCGTCGTGGCGATCCTGCTGCTGACCGCCGTCGCCGACCACTTCCGCGACAAGCGGGAGAAGACGGCCGCCGCGCAGGCGGGGCAGGCCGCGGCCGCCGAGCCCTTCGACCCGATGGCGGGCGGCTTCCCCGTACCGCCCAAGCCCGGCCAGCACCTGGCACCCGTACCGCGCAGGCGGTCCCGCGCCGAGCGGGAGCTGATTGTCAGTGGCGGGACGAATACTGACAGTGACCGAGAGGAGGGTTGAGACGTGTCTGACGAGTCGTCCGAAAAGTGGCAGAACCCGGTGGCCGGCTTCGGCGTGACCTTCAAG is part of the Streptomyces katrae genome and harbors:
- the nuoH gene encoding NADH-quinone oxidoreductase subunit NuoH yields the protein MTSLAHIAAQQPHVLAAEDLSLFGRDVWWLVLLKAVFCFAFLMVTVLFSIVWERKVVAWMQLRIGPNRHGPWGMLQSLADGVKLMLKEDVIVKRADKVVYVLAPVIAAIPAFMAIAVIPFGPSGNEVSIFGQRTTMQLTDLPIAMLYVLAVASVGIYGIVLAGWSSGSTYPLLGGLRSCAQMISYEIAMGAAFASVFLYSGSMSTSAIVEAQADRWYIVLLPVSFIIYVITMVGETNRAPFDMPESEGDLVGGFNTEYSSIKFALFMLAEYVNMVTVSAVSVTLFLGGWRAPAPISTYWEGANHGWWPMLWFVIKVQLLLFFFIWLRGTLPRVRYDQLMKLGWKVLIPVSVVWLMLVATVRALRNERYDFSEIVLYVGGAVVAILLLTAVADHFRDKREKTAAAQAGQAAAAEPFDPMAGGFPVPPKPGQHLAPVPRRRSRAERELIVSGGTNTDSDREEG
- a CDS encoding NADH-quinone oxidoreductase subunit G, with the protein product MTVATSAPAGGGEAAKPPQDDLVTLTIDGAQLSVPKGTLVIRAAEQLGIEIPRFCDHPLLDPAGACRQCIVEVEGQRKPMASCTITCTDGMVVRTQLTSEAADKAQRGVMELLLINHPLDCPVCDKGGECPLQNQAMSHGNAESRFEGRKRTYEKPVAISTQVLLDRERCVLCARCTRFSNQVAGDPMIELLERGALQQVGTGEGDPFESYFSGNTIQICPVGALTSAAYRFRSRPFDLVSSPSVCEHCAGGCATRTDHRRGKVMRRLAAEDPEVNEEWICDKGRFAFRYAQRPDRLTTPLVRGADGVLAPASWPEALEAAARGLTAARGRAGVLTGGRLTVEDAYAYAKFARVVLDTNDIDFRARVHSAEETDFLAASVAGTGKDLDGTGVTYASLEAAPAVLLAGIEAEEEAPGVFLRLRKAHRKRGQKTYALAPFATRGLTKAGGTLLAAAPGTEPEWLDALASRTGLEEGGAEAAEALRRPGAVLVVGERLAGVPGALTAAVRAATATGARLVWIPRRAGERAAVEAGALPSLLPGGRPATDPRARDEVAAAWGLEALPHRYGRDTGQIVEAAATRELSALLVAGVEVADLPDPQRARTALEEAFVVSLELRPGEVTDHADVVLPVAAVAEKAGTFINWEGRVRPFEAALKPDQMTRRLAPADARVLHMLADAADRPIALPDVHAVRRELERLGPWEGDLAPERSTGSAPLPRPGAGEAVLAGHRLLLDLGRLQEGDEALAGTRHEAAARLSAATAAETGVKDGDLLAVTGPAGSVELPLRITGMPDRVVWLPLNSTGSGVLADTGALPGTLVRIGPAPAPAAPAKEVRA